The following proteins are encoded in a genomic region of Pagrus major chromosome 16, Pma_NU_1.0:
- the dusp23b gene encoding dual specificity protein phosphatase 23 isoform X1, giving the protein MRPPSAERRFCGAVSLTASRLAHAFQIARTSICLKGKTVRNLEVFTSMASMSPNNFSWVEPGKLAGLALPRMTCEYQYLLDNGIKHLVCLCERKPPYHDSCPELQLHHIKIADFSPPSPSQIDRFLSIVEEANSKGEGVGVHCMHGHGRTGTMLACYLVKTRKLSGIDAINEIRRLRRGSIETHEQEKAVVQFYQRTK; this is encoded by the exons ATGCGACCGCCCTCAGCAGAACGTCGGTTCTGCGGAGCCGTTAGCTTGACTGCTAGCCGGTTAGCACACGCTTTTCAAATAGCGAGGACGTCCATTTGTCTCAAAGGAAAAACTGTACGTAATCTTGAAG ttTTTACAAGCATGGCCTCCATGTCTCCAAACAACTTCTCCTGGGTCGAACCAGGAAAATTGGCCGGACTGGCGCTGCCCAGGATGACGTGTGAATACCAGTACCTGCTGGACAACGGTATCAAACATCTGGTTTGCCTGTGCGAGAGAAAACCACCTTACCATGACTCGTGCCCAGAACTGCAGCTGCACCACATCAAGATCGCGGACTTCAGTCCTCCTTCACCGAGCCAGATTGATAGATTCCTCTCCATCGTGGAAGAAGCCAACTCCAAGGGGGAG GGCGTGGGAGTTCACTGCATGCATGGACACGGGAGAACGGGGACCATGCTGGCCTGCTACCTGGTGAAGACGAGGAAGCTGTCTGGGATCGACGCCATCAACGAGATCCGCAGACTGCGACGCGGCTCGATCGAGACTCACGAACAAGAGAAAGCTGTGGTACAGTTTTATCAGCGCACAAAGTAG
- the dusp23b gene encoding dual specificity protein phosphatase 23 isoform X2 codes for MASMSPNNFSWVEPGKLAGLALPRMTCEYQYLLDNGIKHLVCLCERKPPYHDSCPELQLHHIKIADFSPPSPSQIDRFLSIVEEANSKGEGVGVHCMHGHGRTGTMLACYLVKTRKLSGIDAINEIRRLRRGSIETHEQEKAVVQFYQRTK; via the exons ATGGCCTCCATGTCTCCAAACAACTTCTCCTGGGTCGAACCAGGAAAATTGGCCGGACTGGCGCTGCCCAGGATGACGTGTGAATACCAGTACCTGCTGGACAACGGTATCAAACATCTGGTTTGCCTGTGCGAGAGAAAACCACCTTACCATGACTCGTGCCCAGAACTGCAGCTGCACCACATCAAGATCGCGGACTTCAGTCCTCCTTCACCGAGCCAGATTGATAGATTCCTCTCCATCGTGGAAGAAGCCAACTCCAAGGGGGAG GGCGTGGGAGTTCACTGCATGCATGGACACGGGAGAACGGGGACCATGCTGGCCTGCTACCTGGTGAAGACGAGGAAGCTGTCTGGGATCGACGCCATCAACGAGATCCGCAGACTGCGACGCGGCTCGATCGAGACTCACGAACAAGAGAAAGCTGTGGTACAGTTTTATCAGCGCACAAAGTAG
- the LOC141010578 gene encoding guanine nucleotide-binding protein G(I)/G(S)/G(O) subunit gamma-2 translates to MASNNTASIAQARKLVEQLKMEANIDRIKVSKAAADLMSYCEAHAKEDPLLSPVPASENPFREKKFFCAIL, encoded by the exons ATGGCGAGCAATAACACGGCCAGCATCGCACAAGCCAGGAAGCTGGTGGAGCAGCTGAAGATGGAGGCTAACATTGACAGGATAAAG GTgtcaaaagcagcagcagacttAATGTCATACTGCGAAGCTCATGCCAAAGAGGACCCTCTGCTATCGCCGGTGCCGGCCTCAGAGAACCCGTTCAGGGAGAAGAAGTTCTTCTGTGCCATCCTGTAA